The Phragmites australis chromosome 15, lpPhrAust1.1, whole genome shotgun sequence genome window below encodes:
- the LOC133892619 gene encoding cysteine-rich receptor-like protein kinase 44 isoform X2: MLTGRYAIVVVALTLLPLPPPAAAAATPDPDPICDGSPYAANGTFQANLNLLEAELPVNASASPAGFATGSVGAAPDQANALALCRGDTNASSCAACVAAAFRDAQQTCVRDKGVTVYHDACVLRFAGIRFLDFLNADQWLFSELVPDIDNGLGSVNASDAWFSAAVTAIFTALVDRAATTTNSTRKYFATAEMDFDPKIYGLAQCAPDLTPDQCQGCLGQLSRVTILRYLIGRPPSNSAFVVWCFLRYSVSPVYEGRAMLQLPAPPAPPSAATLTPSTPESGAALKKIGRAQCTIFDLATLQEATENFSEKNKLGEGGFGTVYKGILSDGQEVAVKTLLGRTGHALHQLHNEVLVLAELQHKNLVRLQGFCSHQNDTLLVYEYIKNGSLDNFLFDDSKRNALSWEQQYNIILGIAKGILYLHEDSSMRIIHRDLKANNILLDDNMEPKIADFGLARLLGEGHTRTLTTRVVGTFGYMAPEYVVHGSVSPKIDIFSFGVLVLEIVTRRSNCSSDDHSTVNLLSDVWDHWTKGTISQMLQHSLDGYGRSQALRCIHVGLLCVQPDLDDRPDISAVVSMLTRDSIELQPPAQPAFFFGRESPSASRSDGHSSYVYDRSGFILEQGNSVNGITLTEPYPR, from the exons ATGCTCACCGGCCGCTATGCCATCGTCGTCGTTGCCCTCacgctgctgccgctgccgccgccggcggcggccgcggctaCCCCGGACCCGGACCCTATCTGCGACGGCTCCCCCTACGCGGCCAACGGCACGTTCCAGGCGAACCTGAACCTCCTCGAGGCAGAGCTCCCCGTCAACGCCTCCGCGTCACCGGCGGGCTTCGCCACCGGCTCCGTCGGCGCGGCGCCCGACCAGGCCAACGCGCTGGCGCTCTGCCGCGGCGACACGAACGCCTCCTCCTGCGCCGCCTGCGTCGCGGCGGCCTTCCGGGACGCTCAGCAGACCTGTGTCCGTGACAAGGGCGTCACCGTCTACCACGACGCCTGCGTCCTCCGCTTCGCCGGCATACGGTTCCTCGACTTCCTCAACGCGGACCAGTGGCTCTTCTCAGAATTGGT TCCTGACATCGACAATGGCCTGGGGAGCGTCAACGCATCTGATGCCTGGTTCAGCGCCGCCGTCACGGCGATCTTCACCGCCCTGGTCGACCGCGCGGCAACAACGACCAACTCGACGAGGAAGTACTTCGCCACGGCGGAGATGGACTTCGACCCCAAGATCTACGGGCTCGCGCAGTGCGCGCCGGACCTGACGCCGGATCAGTGCCAGGGCTGCCTCGGTCAGCTCTCGCGGGTAACGATATTACGGTACCTGATCGGGCGGCCCCCGTCGAACAGCGCTTTCGTTGTGTGGTGCTTCCTGAGGTACAGCGTGTCGCCGGTCTACGAGGGCCGGGCGATGCTGCAGCTTCCCGCGCCGCCCGCACCACCATCGGCGGCCACGCTCACGCCTTCTACTCCAGAGTCCGGAGCAG CACTGAAGAAGATTGGGAGAGCGCAGTGCACCATCTTTGATTTGGCGACGTTACAAGAGGCGACCGAGAACTTCTCAGAGAAGAATAAGCTTGGAGAAGGTGGTTTTGGTACCGTATACAAG GGGATACTCTCTGATGGGCAAGAGGTAGCGGTCAAGACTCTTTTAGGAAGAACCGGGCATGCGTTGCATCAGCTACACAATGAGGTGCTGGTACTGGCAGAGCTTCAGCACAAGAACCTTGTTAGGTTACAGGGGTTCTGCTCGCATCAGAATGATACGCTGCTCGTTTATGAATACATCAAGAATGGGAGCCTCGACAACTTTCTATTCG ATGATAGTAAGAGAAATGCACTTAGCTGGGAGCAACAGTACAACATTATTCTAGGAATTGCCAAAGGGATATTGTATCTCCATGAGGATTCAAGTATGAGGATAATCCACCGGGACCTCAAGGCGAACAACATTCTTCTCGACGACAACATGGAACCGAAAATCGCGGACTTTGGGTTGGCAAGGCTGCTAGGAGAAGGCCACACCCGTACTCTCACAACCAGAGTTGTTGGGACATT CGGCTACATGGCGCCTGAGTACGTGGTGCACGGGAGCGTGTCGCCCAAGATCGACATCTTCAGCTTCGGCGTGCTGGTCCTTGAGATCGTGACCAGGAGAAGCAACTGCAGCTCTGATGACCACAGCACCGTGAATCTCCTGAGTGAT GTCTGGGATCACTGGACGAAAGGGACGATATCGCAAATGCTGCAGCACTCGCTGGACGGATACGGTCGAAGCCAGGCGCTACGATGCATCCACGTGGGTCTGCTCTGCGTCCAGCCCGACCTTGATGACAGGCCTGACATATCAGCCGTCGTGTCCATGCTAACCAGGGATAGCATAGAGCTCCAGCCGCCGGCGCAGCCTGCGTTCTTCTTCGGTAGAGAATCACCTTCAGCTTCGCGGTCAGATGGGCATAGCAGCTACGTATATGATCGGTCTGGTTTTATATTGGAGCAGGGCAACTCTGTGAATGGGATCACACTTACTGAGCCGTATCCTAGATAG
- the LOC133892619 gene encoding cysteine-rich receptor-like protein kinase 44 isoform X1 → MLTGRYAIVVVALTLLPLPPPAAAAATPDPDPICDGSPYAANGTFQANLNLLEAELPVNASASPAGFATGSVGAAPDQANALALCRGDTNASSCAACVAAAFRDAQQTCVRDKGVTVYHDACVLRFAGIRFLDFLNADQWLFSELVPDIDNGLGSVNASDAWFSAAVTAIFTALVDRAATTTNSTRKYFATAEMDFDPKIYGLAQCAPDLTPDQCQGCLGQLSRVTILRYLIGRPPSNSAFVVWCFLRYSVSPVYEGRAMLQLPAPPAPPSAATLTPSTPESGAGRKRSAAGISAGIACSVVLLLILSIFSFLRFRRRIKATENDHPLKKIGRAQCTIFDLATLQEATENFSEKNKLGEGGFGTVYKGILSDGQEVAVKTLLGRTGHALHQLHNEVLVLAELQHKNLVRLQGFCSHQNDTLLVYEYIKNGSLDNFLFDDSKRNALSWEQQYNIILGIAKGILYLHEDSSMRIIHRDLKANNILLDDNMEPKIADFGLARLLGEGHTRTLTTRVVGTFGYMAPEYVVHGSVSPKIDIFSFGVLVLEIVTRRSNCSSDDHSTVNLLSDVWDHWTKGTISQMLQHSLDGYGRSQALRCIHVGLLCVQPDLDDRPDISAVVSMLTRDSIELQPPAQPAFFFGRESPSASRSDGHSSYVYDRSGFILEQGNSVNGITLTEPYPR, encoded by the exons ATGCTCACCGGCCGCTATGCCATCGTCGTCGTTGCCCTCacgctgctgccgctgccgccgccggcggcggccgcggctaCCCCGGACCCGGACCCTATCTGCGACGGCTCCCCCTACGCGGCCAACGGCACGTTCCAGGCGAACCTGAACCTCCTCGAGGCAGAGCTCCCCGTCAACGCCTCCGCGTCACCGGCGGGCTTCGCCACCGGCTCCGTCGGCGCGGCGCCCGACCAGGCCAACGCGCTGGCGCTCTGCCGCGGCGACACGAACGCCTCCTCCTGCGCCGCCTGCGTCGCGGCGGCCTTCCGGGACGCTCAGCAGACCTGTGTCCGTGACAAGGGCGTCACCGTCTACCACGACGCCTGCGTCCTCCGCTTCGCCGGCATACGGTTCCTCGACTTCCTCAACGCGGACCAGTGGCTCTTCTCAGAATTGGT TCCTGACATCGACAATGGCCTGGGGAGCGTCAACGCATCTGATGCCTGGTTCAGCGCCGCCGTCACGGCGATCTTCACCGCCCTGGTCGACCGCGCGGCAACAACGACCAACTCGACGAGGAAGTACTTCGCCACGGCGGAGATGGACTTCGACCCCAAGATCTACGGGCTCGCGCAGTGCGCGCCGGACCTGACGCCGGATCAGTGCCAGGGCTGCCTCGGTCAGCTCTCGCGGGTAACGATATTACGGTACCTGATCGGGCGGCCCCCGTCGAACAGCGCTTTCGTTGTGTGGTGCTTCCTGAGGTACAGCGTGTCGCCGGTCTACGAGGGCCGGGCGATGCTGCAGCTTCCCGCGCCGCCCGCACCACCATCGGCGGCCACGCTCACGCCTTCTACTCCAGAGTCCGGAGCAG GGAGGAAACGAAGTGCAGCCGGAATCTCTGCAGGCATCGCCTGTTCCGTTGTGTTACTGTTGATTCTTTCAATTTTTTCCTTCCTTCGCTTCCGGCGAAGGATTAAGGCGACGGAGAACGACCACC CACTGAAGAAGATTGGGAGAGCGCAGTGCACCATCTTTGATTTGGCGACGTTACAAGAGGCGACCGAGAACTTCTCAGAGAAGAATAAGCTTGGAGAAGGTGGTTTTGGTACCGTATACAAG GGGATACTCTCTGATGGGCAAGAGGTAGCGGTCAAGACTCTTTTAGGAAGAACCGGGCATGCGTTGCATCAGCTACACAATGAGGTGCTGGTACTGGCAGAGCTTCAGCACAAGAACCTTGTTAGGTTACAGGGGTTCTGCTCGCATCAGAATGATACGCTGCTCGTTTATGAATACATCAAGAATGGGAGCCTCGACAACTTTCTATTCG ATGATAGTAAGAGAAATGCACTTAGCTGGGAGCAACAGTACAACATTATTCTAGGAATTGCCAAAGGGATATTGTATCTCCATGAGGATTCAAGTATGAGGATAATCCACCGGGACCTCAAGGCGAACAACATTCTTCTCGACGACAACATGGAACCGAAAATCGCGGACTTTGGGTTGGCAAGGCTGCTAGGAGAAGGCCACACCCGTACTCTCACAACCAGAGTTGTTGGGACATT CGGCTACATGGCGCCTGAGTACGTGGTGCACGGGAGCGTGTCGCCCAAGATCGACATCTTCAGCTTCGGCGTGCTGGTCCTTGAGATCGTGACCAGGAGAAGCAACTGCAGCTCTGATGACCACAGCACCGTGAATCTCCTGAGTGAT GTCTGGGATCACTGGACGAAAGGGACGATATCGCAAATGCTGCAGCACTCGCTGGACGGATACGGTCGAAGCCAGGCGCTACGATGCATCCACGTGGGTCTGCTCTGCGTCCAGCCCGACCTTGATGACAGGCCTGACATATCAGCCGTCGTGTCCATGCTAACCAGGGATAGCATAGAGCTCCAGCCGCCGGCGCAGCCTGCGTTCTTCTTCGGTAGAGAATCACCTTCAGCTTCGCGGTCAGATGGGCATAGCAGCTACGTATATGATCGGTCTGGTTTTATATTGGAGCAGGGCAACTCTGTGAATGGGATCACACTTACTGAGCCGTATCCTAGATAG